The following coding sequences lie in one Cytobacillus sp. IB215665 genomic window:
- a CDS encoding CAP domain-containing protein, whose translation SKVARTKSADMQSNKYFDHNSPTYGSPFDMMKKFGITYKSAGENIAYGQKTPQEVVNAWMNSEGHRKNILNSSFTHIGVGYVEQGNYWTQMFIGK comes from the coding sequence AAGTAAAGTAGCACGTACTAAATCTGCTGATATGCAGTCTAACAAATATTTTGACCATAATAGTCCAACTTATGGTTCACCTTTTGATATGATGAAAAAGTTCGGTATCACATATAAATCAGCTGGAGAAAATATTGCTTACGGTCAAAAAACACCTCAAGAAGTTGTGAATGCTTGGATGAATAGTGAAGGTCATCGCAAAAATATTTTAAATTCTAGCTTCACTCACATTGGTGTTGGTTACGTTGAACAAGGTAACTATTGGACTCAAATGTTTATTGGTAAATAA